AACCAAAAAAGCAAAGATTGAGAAATTTTGGAATATTAGGAGAGTATGAAATAGTTGGAACAGTTTACATCTTGACTAGAAAAGATAATGTGCATGAGCTAGAAAATAATCTCAACGAATACATCAAAAATTCAGATGGGGTATCTGTTGGAACATCTATTCTTTCAGACGAATCAGGAATAATAATTAGAGTTTTAGGAAATAAGACAAATAGTGTATTTGATGTGATTTTCAAAATATTAGAAATTAGCAGGAAAAAAATTCTGGGGGCAGAATTTAGTAAAATAAGAAAAAGTTAGAATCACTGCAAATTATTCAGTATTCCAATCTCAAATAGGATGCTTGCTCCTATGATAAAGCTGATTGTAGCTGTTCCATATCTAAAAAATTGATTAATAATAGATACCCTGTCAGTTAGCAAAATAGGTAGTCCGATCAAACTGCTAACTACAATCATACCAATAATGGAGCCTAGACCAAATAGAAGAATGAAGGTCAAAGCCATCTCCATATTATCAAGAGTTGTGGCAGCCAAAGCAACCAGACTCCCACTCCCTGCAAGTCCATGAATCAGACCAATCAGATATGATTTGTGTTCATGTTTATGATCATCATCATTGTGCTCATGAGCGTCAAAATGGAGATTCCCATCAGAATGTTGATGTGGATGTCTGTGGTGAATCTTGAATTTTCTTTTCCAGATAGTGGTAATTCCTAAAAATATCAGCATTGCCCCTACCAATAATTCAAGATCAGAAAAAATCTCAGCATGGATGTTAATTGTAAAGAAATATGCAAGAAATCCAATTGCTACAAGTGTCGTAGTATGTCCTGCACCCCAAAAAATTCCTACGAGAGATGATTTTGTAAATACAGTTTTTAGTTTATTTTTTATTCCATTTTTAGACTTTCTTTTGAATAATTGTGTTCCAACTGCTGCTATATGATCAGGCTCAAATGCATGTTCGATTCCAACCATCAACCCCAATCCCATAATTAGTGCAGGGGTAAAATCACCAATGGAGGAAATTATTTCTTCAAACAATTCTAAACATCATATTGAAAACCAATAATGAATAATTAAGAATTTTAAAAGTAATTTCTAGGAAAAATCAAAATTAATTTTTTTGTTTTTTTTCTCTATCAAGCCATTCAGGAATTATTATTGCTCGGATAAATTCTTGTGTAGTAATGCCTCTTTTTGATGCTAATCTCCTAATTTTTTGATATACAGAATCATCTATTGTCATGAAAAATTTTGTTGTTTTTTTAGTATACATCACAAAGATAATGAGAGAATGGATTTAAAATATTAGTTAATAGAAAAAAATAGTAATAAATATCAAGACAACTATTTTTAGATTTATAGTCGACGTCGACTAGACTTAAAAAATAATCCAATTACAACAATTTGTAAATTATATTTAAGATGTAAAACATTGTTCAAACATAACTAACAAGCATTTATTTTCATTTCAATGACATATGACAAAGTCAAAATCGGTTTTCTCATGACGATACTTTCTGTTTCTTTAGCATCTATTGTACTCACTCAATCTTTTGCAGAAGAAAGTAATATCAGTCAAGAACAAGAACGTAAAAACGCAATTGAACAACAAACTAGTTTGTTTTCAAATAATCCAATATTTGGAGAAAAAATTGCTATAGAAGGATATGATAGATTA
This genomic window from Nitrosopumilus ureiphilus contains:
- a CDS encoding sulfite exporter TauE/SafE family protein, with the translated sequence MFEEIISSIGDFTPALIMGLGLMVGIEHAFEPDHIAAVGTQLFKRKSKNGIKNKLKTVFTKSSLVGIFWGAGHTTTLVAIGFLAYFFTINIHAEIFSDLELLVGAMLIFLGITTIWKRKFKIHHRHPHQHSDGNLHFDAHEHNDDDHKHEHKSYLIGLIHGLAGSGSLVALAATTLDNMEMALTFILLFGLGSIIGMIVVSSLIGLPILLTDRVSIINQFFRYGTATISFIIGASILFEIGILNNLQ